One window from the genome of Cyclobacterium amurskyense encodes:
- a CDS encoding heparinase II/III domain-containing protein encodes MIKTKHLFLLISGVILSLNAFSQDLISSRYSEQELAEVLIPLKDWQPFPALENREAWSKADKEQMEFYLDYANENINYSWPYIPATKSLLIHRNGNRTEYQEITFEKRRVLGAMILAELYENKGRFIDPIVNGVWSICEESFWGVPAHLPKTDEYSGLMDVSKPFVDLFAAETATYLAWADYFLGEKFDEISPQIRKRIRYETNYRIFEPLMNKHHGWMSANENGRPPNNWNPWICSNWINTALLLEGNEAKRVAHVNKAMRVLDEFLTPYPEDGGCDEGPGYWGAAAASLFDNLSLLNEASNGAFQFAYEDEKVKNMGRFIYRAQISKDYFLNFADASPKPTMAAAMIYRYGKAIQDPDMMKFGAYYIEQNEKALPRFHYFRHFFEVFMQDELAAAEKGLPLPKDVWLKDIQVMVARDQEGSTDGFFLAAKGGHNDESHNHNDIGNYVVFYDGLPVLIDVGSGTYTRRTFSGERYSIWFNRSDYHNLPTVNGQTQTAGRAYQATKVAYETNRKSSSMTLDISESYPESAGLVSWQRDLALNRGKRVTIKDTYKLSEAGEIIQHLMTVYPVEVVKPGLISIAYQGKDGKVSPFEIQYNPNDMEVEVEKMPFDLPEDEGVASKWGQDMYRINLTSKAEVKAGKMDFTVTKK; translated from the coding sequence ATGATCAAAACCAAACACTTATTCCTGCTTATTTCGGGGGTTATATTATCCCTAAACGCATTCAGTCAGGATCTAATCAGTAGCCGATACAGTGAGCAAGAGCTTGCCGAAGTGCTGATTCCCTTAAAAGATTGGCAACCTTTTCCGGCTTTAGAAAATAGAGAAGCCTGGAGCAAGGCGGACAAAGAGCAAATGGAATTTTATCTCGATTATGCCAATGAAAACATCAATTATTCATGGCCTTATATTCCTGCCACCAAGTCTTTGTTGATTCACAGGAATGGAAACAGGACCGAATACCAAGAAATTACCTTTGAAAAAAGGAGGGTTTTAGGAGCGATGATTTTGGCAGAATTGTATGAGAACAAGGGAAGGTTTATTGATCCCATTGTCAATGGGGTATGGTCCATTTGTGAGGAATCTTTTTGGGGAGTGCCCGCTCACCTTCCCAAAACAGATGAATATTCAGGATTGATGGATGTCTCAAAGCCATTCGTAGATTTATTTGCAGCCGAAACGGCCACTTATTTGGCTTGGGCAGATTACTTTTTGGGAGAAAAATTTGATGAGATTTCGCCACAGATAAGAAAAAGAATCCGGTATGAAACCAACTATAGGATTTTTGAACCTCTGATGAACAAACATCATGGTTGGATGTCTGCCAATGAAAATGGAAGACCCCCTAACAACTGGAACCCTTGGATCTGCTCCAACTGGATCAATACGGCCCTATTATTAGAAGGCAATGAGGCCAAGAGGGTAGCGCATGTAAACAAGGCCATGCGAGTACTGGACGAATTTTTGACACCTTATCCCGAAGATGGGGGATGTGATGAGGGACCGGGCTATTGGGGTGCCGCAGCAGCATCTTTATTTGACAACCTTTCCTTGTTGAATGAGGCTTCAAATGGAGCTTTTCAGTTTGCCTATGAGGATGAAAAGGTAAAGAATATGGGACGGTTTATTTATAGGGCGCAAATTAGTAAAGACTACTTTCTAAATTTCGCAGATGCCAGCCCCAAACCTACCATGGCGGCAGCCATGATTTACAGGTATGGAAAGGCCATTCAGGATCCGGACATGATGAAATTTGGGGCTTACTATATAGAGCAAAATGAAAAAGCCTTGCCAAGGTTTCATTATTTCAGACACTTCTTTGAAGTGTTTATGCAGGATGAATTGGCAGCGGCTGAAAAGGGACTTCCCTTGCCTAAAGATGTTTGGCTGAAAGACATCCAGGTAATGGTCGCCCGAGACCAGGAAGGAAGCACAGATGGCTTTTTCCTTGCTGCCAAAGGTGGACACAATGATGAAAGCCATAACCACAATGACATCGGAAACTATGTGGTATTTTACGATGGACTTCCTGTGTTAATAGATGTGGGAAGTGGAACTTATACCCGAAGGACTTTCAGTGGGGAGCGGTATTCCATTTGGTTCAACCGTTCGGACTACCACAACCTGCCTACTGTAAATGGGCAAACCCAAACAGCCGGAAGGGCCTACCAGGCCACGAAGGTTGCTTATGAAACCAATAGAAAAAGTTCATCCATGACTTTGGATATTAGCGAGTCCTATCCCGAATCTGCAGGTCTGGTTTCCTGGCAGCGAGACCTAGCGCTAAACCGTGGAAAAAGGGTAACAATTAAAGACACCTACAAGCTATCGGAAGCTGGAGAGATCATTCAGCACCTGATGACCGTTTATCCGGTAGAGGTAGTCAAGCCCGGTTTGATTTCCATTGCTTATCAGGGCAAAGACGGAAAAGTATCCCCCTTTGAAATCCAATACAATCCAAATGATATGGAAGTAGAAGTAGAGAAAATGCCATTTGATTTACCGGAAGATGAAGGCGTCGCAAGCAAGTGGGGTCAAGACATGTACCGAATCAACCTTACAAGCAAAGCTGAAGTAAAGGCCGGCAAAATGGACTTTACCGTCACCAAGAAATAA